The following nucleotide sequence is from Acidobacteriota bacterium.
ATCCCGATTGGGTTCGGCGCCGACTTCGTTCAGGTATTTCCCCTGGTAGTTCCACGAAAGACTTCCGGAAAAACCTTTCTTTTCATAATTGATCGAGGCGTTCCCGGTGTGCTTGTTCTGTCCGGGCAGGGTGATCACTCGACCATCCTGGAGTTTGGCGCTGGAATTGGTGTAGGTGTAATTGAAGTACAGCCCAAATCCATCCAATGGTCCGGGCAGAAATCGCAATTTATTTTGAAAGGCAAACTCCAGCCCGTACAGATCGGCACTCTTTCCATTCTGGGGTTGGGTGACATCAAAGGAATCACCGTTGCGCTGCTCGCGAAACTGGAATGGGAAGATGAAATCATCAATTTTCTTGTAGAAAAACCCGCCTGACACCACACCGACTGTGTTGAAATAGTGTTCGGCCAGCACATCCACATTCCAGGAGCGGGTCAATTCCAGATTGGGGTTTCCACGGGTGATTTCTTCGTCCTCTTCAATGATGAGCTGGGTTGGCACCAAATCAACATAGTTGGGACGGGCGAGCGAACGCGTAAAGGCCGCTCTCACATTGGTGTTTTCTCCGAGCCGATATTTGGCATGAAGCGCCGGCAGAAAGATTCCGGTTGAACTCTTTCCGGTGACGGGTGTGGTCGAAACATAGTCCCCATCAGGGTTGAAAAGAACATCAAACCCTTTGTAATCATATGAAGTATGCTCATAGCGGAAACCCGGCAGCAGACTGAAGCGCTGGCCAAAGTAAAATGTCGCCATGGCATAGCCGGCCCCAATCCGCTCAGTCGCCAGGAAATCAGCCGCGTCGGCTTCGAAATCAGTTTCTCGTTCCAAATTCAGTGAGGTAAGAAAGGCTCGGGCGGCGGCGGCATTCACATGCTGACCAATCACATAGCGGCCATCAATGATGCTTTTCTGGGCAAAAAACTGCCGGTCCAGATTGTCCTTTAAGAAGACATCATCTTCCGGTTTGAAAATGGTGGTTTCGTTGTTGCGAAACTTGCGTTTGCGCCAGAATTTTCCTCCGGCTTTGAATGACCCGCTGATGCCATCGCTCACCAGAAACGCATGCGCGATGTTGCCCCAAAACGACACATCACGATCCGAGGTGAAATTGAAATCATTGGAAATTTCATCAAGCACAAACTTGCTCACATCTTCATTGAGCACATTGACCCGAATATTGTCCGGGTCAATCGAAGTCGGCGTCACATTTGGCCTGAATTCAATATCTTCCTGTAAGAAAACCGTATTGAGCGCGTTGGGTTCATCTTCTTCGGCATAGCCATAGCTAAACCGATAGTCCACCTGCCAGTTGTGAGGGAGAAAATGTTTCCCGCCGATTGAAAACTGAGCAATCCGCTGGACTTCGAACCGGTCCTTGAGTTCGCGCTCGATTTCATTGTCCTGGACCTTGTTGGTAACCCGGCGACGATATTCCTGGTCGCTGTAGTAATTGTAAATGCCATTGAAAAAGAAGGTATGGTTGGCGTTGGGCTTATAATCCAGCGCCAGATTGGTGGCGTTGCGTTTGCGATTGATCGAATAATCCCGCAACTCAAAATCCTCGATTTCACCGTCATCATATGAAGTTTCAAAATTCTGCGAGCCCCGGTTCGTGTTAAAGAAACTGCCGGATGCCACCAGCCCCAGCTTGTTCTCAAAAAACCGCTGGCCAAAAGTCACGTTTCCGTTTTGAATGGCCCCCTGAACGATGTTGTTCAATCCGGCACCATAAGTAATTGAAAAGATTCGGCGTTCCGGTGCCTGTTTGGTGACCAGATTGACGGACCCGCCAATCGAATCGGCATCCATATCCGGGGTCAGGGCTTTGGTCACTTCGATGGTTTCAAGCAAATCAGCCGGAATGACATCCAGCGCCACCTGACGGATATCGCCCTCCGGAGATGGAACCCGCTGGCCGTTGATCATCATGGCATTGAGCCGGGCTTCCGTCCCACGCACCAGCACATAGCGCCCTTCACCCTGGTCGCGCTGGATCGTGATACCGGGAATGCGTTGCGTCGCCTCAGCCGCATTGGGATCGGGAAACCGGCCAATCTGGTCCGCCGAAACGACATTTTGGATGGTCTCAGCGTTTTTCTGCTGGTTGAGCGCCCTCGCCTGCCCCTGCAAGATGGGTTCACCATAGACGGTAATCACTTCCTGCACGCTTTGTTTCAACGAGATTTCGAGCACCAGCGAATTGCCTTCCGGTACGGTCACTTCCCGGTTCAACAGGTCATACCCAAGATAGGAAAACTCCAGTGTTTGGGTGCCCGCTGGCACTCGCTCAATTCGAAAAGCACCTGTTCGGTCGGTTACGCCGCCGATTGAGGTGCCAGAAACCACCACTTTGGTGTTGGGTAACGGGTTCAAGGTCGTTTCGTCAATGACCTTCCCGGTAATCACACCGGTTTGCCCAGACTGAGCCTGGGTATACAAACTGAATAAAATGACGATGAGTGCAACCTGTACCAGCCGCCACACCCCACGTTGAGAAAACATAAGTCCCCCAAATGAATGAAGAATGCAGAATGAAGAATGAAGAATTGCGATGCTCAACCTGAAGCGCCCTCATCAGCCCTGGAACAGATTGCGGCGAGGTGTTTTTCAAATCGCAATTCCGGAATCCGGAACCTATTTCCGATCAATCAGGTGCCACGGCACAAACTTGAAGTTCTGATTCCCCTGATCGTTGGTTCCATCCTGGGCAACAAACAAACCATTGGGAAACTGGGGTCCCAAATTGGCGGTTGAAACATCGATTCCATCGGTTTCCGAGGTCTCATCAATGCCGTTTCCAGCCACAATTCGAAATGTCTTGACGTAGGCGTTTTGGCCGTCACGCCGATACATTACATAGGTATTGTTGCCTTGACTTGAGGCGATCAAATACCCGCTGCCATCCGGACCACAGGCGAGTGTCACCCCTTCGACGTCAGCCATCAGGTGACCACTGCCATCTGATTTATCAACCAGTATCCGGTCAATACCAGCATTGGGTTCGGCACCATACTTCCAGATGCCGACATTTTCTTCAGAAATATAGAGATTCCCGAGTTCATCGTCGGCCACGCAGCCTTCGGCAACCGTACCCACGTCAAACCGGCGAACCAGTCTGGCGTCTACTTTTCCTTTGCCGGTATCGAGCAGTTCATATTGCTCAACCAGGCCGTCTTTGCAGGTTAAGATATAGTAAAACTTACCGGTTCTGGCACTGCGATACATACAGGAGCCGTATACGGTATGGGTCTGGATCTTTCGGGCGGCAACCGATTTCAGCCGTCGGGTGGCGGAGTCAATCACATAGATGGCAATTGAATCGTTTGAGCGATTTCCGGCGGTCACCAGCGCTACGGTTTCAGTCCCAAGCTTGAACCCGGACCGGACATCAACATTGTTCATCCGCCCATCTTTGAGGTACTGCAACTCTTTGCCGGACAGGTCATACACCACCAGTCCGCCTTTTTTATTGGTGCCGATCACTAAACTTTGGGCAGCATCGTGAGGGTTGACCCAAATCGCCGGATCGTCAGCCGAATCCCCAGCCTTCTGAATTGGTGCGGTCTCGACCGTGGCTAAAACCTCGTGGATCGGGTCTTTGGGTAGGTTCACACCGGGTGAAGATGCAGCATTCTGGGCCCAGATCGGCCCACCGAACATCAGCATTCCAACCACGGCCCACATTCCCGTGCGCGGGAATCTGGGCCAGTTTACAGAACGAAACATTATTATACTCCTATAACATTCCAGCCCAATTTTACTGTCCTTGAAGGTAAAATCAGTCTATTACTGCAATCAGATCAGGTATTTCCAAGGAGGAGAAAATGAGCAGGATCAAAAAGTAATACCAGTTTGTAGTCAGTAGATCGTAGTCAGTAGTTCACTAACTTCAATTGATTGAATTACTTGACTGTTCTCTAATACGATCACTTCATTCCAAAATGGTATAATGAGGTTAATGGGGGAGCATCATTCCATTACAAAGTTACAGGAGAGTTACAAGAAAGTAACAAGTCATGCCAGTTTGTAGTCAGTAGTGAGTAGTCAGTAGTCAAGAATGCGAATGAAGGGTTGGAGTGGTTGTTGGTCCTCATCCCCGTTGGGATGGAGCCAGGTTAGCCGGTGGTCAGCGTCGCTTTGGACGCGCCACCACCGGATGCGGGTCATTCCCCACCTTTTCCCCGCCTGGCCAGCCGCCCAGTTCTGGGCTCACATCAGTGGGAATTCGGGAAAAAATGCGGCACCGATTTTGAAAGCTCCCCTTCCAGAAAGAGTTCGATGGCCCGCGGGGTATCGAGTTCCATCACCCGAGTGACCAGTCGTTCGACCTCTGAAATTCGAACGCTGCGTACCAGCCGCTTGATATTCGGAATCGCTGACGGCGACA
It contains:
- a CDS encoding phytase, with the translated sequence MFRSVNWPRFPRTGMWAVVGMLMFGGPIWAQNAASSPGVNLPKDPIHEVLATVETAPIQKAGDSADDPAIWVNPHDAAQSLVIGTNKKGGLVVYDLSGKELQYLKDGRMNNVDVRSGFKLGTETVALVTAGNRSNDSIAIYVIDSATRRLKSVAARKIQTHTVYGSCMYRSARTGKFYYILTCKDGLVEQYELLDTGKGKVDARLVRRFDVGTVAEGCVADDELGNLYISEENVGIWKYGAEPNAGIDRILVDKSDGSGHLMADVEGVTLACGPDGSGYLIASSQGNNTYVMYRRDGQNAYVKTFRIVAGNGIDETSETDGIDVSTANLGPQFPNGLFVAQDGTNDQGNQNFKFVPWHLIDRK
- a CDS encoding TonB-dependent receptor, producing MFSQRGVWRLVQVALIVILFSLYTQAQSGQTGVITGKVIDETTLNPLPNTKVVVSGTSIGGVTDRTGAFRIERVPAGTQTLEFSYLGYDLLNREVTVPEGNSLVLEISLKQSVQEVITVYGEPILQGQARALNQQKNAETIQNVVSADQIGRFPDPNAAEATQRIPGITIQRDQGEGRYVLVRGTEARLNAMMINGQRVPSPEGDIRQVALDVIPADLLETIEVTKALTPDMDADSIGGSVNLVTKQAPERRIFSITYGAGLNNIVQGAIQNGNVTFGQRFFENKLGLVASGSFFNTNRGSQNFETSYDDGEIEDFELRDYSINRKRNATNLALDYKPNANHTFFFNGIYNYYSDQEYRRRVTNKVQDNEIERELKDRFEVQRIAQFSIGGKHFLPHNWQVDYRFSYGYAEEDEPNALNTVFLQEDIEFRPNVTPTSIDPDNIRVNVLNEDVSKFVLDEISNDFNFTSDRDVSFWGNIAHAFLVSDGISGSFKAGGKFWRKRKFRNNETTIFKPEDDVFLKDNLDRQFFAQKSIIDGRYVIGQHVNAAAARAFLTSLNLERETDFEADAADFLATERIGAGYAMATFYFGQRFSLLPGFRYEHTSYDYKGFDVLFNPDGDYVSTTPVTGKSSTGIFLPALHAKYRLGENTNVRAAFTRSLARPNYVDLVPTQLIIEEDEEITRGNPNLELTRSWNVDVLAEHYFNTVGVVSGGFFYKKIDDFIFPFQFREQRNGDSFDVTQPQNGKSADLYGLEFAFQNKLRFLPGPLDGFGLYFNYTYTNSSAKLQDGRVITLPGQNKHTGNASINYEKKGFSGSLSWNYQGKYLNEVGAEPNRDIFLDDRLQLDLSVSQAITPKIRVFGQLINLTNSPFRRFEGINVRPVQEEYYSFWGTFGVKFDF